AGCTTTCGTGTTTGATTCTTGGAGTCACAGAAATCCTTAGAGATTATCTAGTTCTTATTTAAAGGCTATTTTGAATGGCACGGCCCCCAAACTGCATCTCAAAAACAAGAGAACCTGGGTTTTGTCCTGTGAAAAACTCAACATTTATTTACACGGCATTTAAAACCCTTCTCTAGATAGGGTTGATTACATTGCTGGTCTGTGACTCCAATCCAGTGCTGAATTTAGCCTCTCTTCCATATTTTAGCCTAGAATGAATTTATGGCAAAATCCTTTACAATAAATGTTTTCAGTTAAATTCTCATTTCCTTAAAGAGGCACTGTTATAATTGGTGAGTGCTTCTAACATCTTGAGCAACACGACTGTACCAAATGGGTTTGCAGAGCCCAGCACCCCTAGAATAACAACTCAGGGACACACATGCTCTGGGGAATAAAATCAAGAGAGCACAGCTCATCCTTTAAATTTTGTTATTCACAGTTGATCATTTAATGCCTCATTTACATTTTGTCTCGCAAATACTGTAACAGTGGTTGCAAACTCACTTTCCTCTTTTGGGTCAAATCAAGCCCAGTGTCCTCTCCTTTCTCTTTAAACACAGATTTCTGCTGATGGTTATGAAGTGGAGAACCTCATCTCTGAAGACTTTGCAAAGAGAAACCGGGGCTTTCGCAGTGAATATTTCATCAAGCCCCCGGTCCATGTTACTCTCTCCTTTCCCTTCAACATAGAAATCTGCAGGATTAACATAGACATCTCATCGGGCGGGTATCAGAATTTCACGGGGCTGGACATTTACACGTCTACCTCATTGAACAAAAGCTCTTGGAACAGCCCGGAGTCTCAGTTCTCAGGTCTGACCGGACAGCCTGTGTCGGACAAAGACGTTTTCACCCTAGTGGGCAAAGCCGTTCTAAAAAATCAAAGCAAAGTGACGTTCAGCCACAGGGGTTTCAAGCCAAGGCCTCCTTTCCATCAGATGGAAGCTGTCTTCTACCCTGGTTCTGCATCTCACGACCTATGGAATAAAGGCCCTGCCTCACTGAGCAATGTATCGCACTTAAAAATTTGCATCTCCCATGTAGCAGGAGGTGGCCTCCCTTGCATTAAAAGACTAGAGGTCTGGGGGCAGCCAGCCAAGTCGTGCCCGCAGGAAGTGATGGACAGTGTGTTCCGAGTGGCCtctgagtgcctggctcaggGCTTGGGTGTCCAGACTACCAGTTTCATGTTACCAATGGAAAGCGAGTGTGTGCCCGTAAGCAACTCCAACAGTGAACAGCAGAGTCTCCAGAAGCTAGTCGATGTTGTTCACGATATCCCGGAAGAGTTCTTGGACCCTATCACTCTGGAGATAATGCCCTTCCCAATGCTGCTGCCGTCTGGCAAGGTGATCGACCAGAGCACTTTGGAGAAATGCAACCAGAGTGAGGCTTCCTGGGGTCGGGTGCCCAGCGATCCTTTCACTGGGGTTGCGTTTAGCCAAcactcccaacccctcccccacccctctctaaAAGCGAGGATAGACCACTTCCTATTACAGCACAGCATTCCAGGCACCAACCTCCTCGGGAGGGCTCAGGTCTTGGGGATGGTCACACCTTCTTCCCTAACCATGTCCTCTCTGAAAAGGAAAATGGACTGCATGGAGCATAGCCCTGATGACAGCAACCACGTAGAACCCTCCTATTTTTCTACCACAAACTTACTAGCCATGACTACCTCAGAGAGCAGtgctaaaaaaatgaaaactgagagtgACTCGCATTTGGCTCAAATGGACTGCTCGACAGGTATCTCGTCTCCCTAATTCTCATGGTTTCTTCACCTTCCTGGTTTCCCAGGACCAAAGTCTCACACATAATCCCAAATGTGGTTTCAGTTAATCCTCACATCTCCTGCATATTCTCACACCAAAACCTAGGGGCGCTCTTTGAGGCTGTTGTCTTTTGTTCCTGCCAGACATTATGGAAATAGTTTTAGCATGTCATTCATGTCTGATTTTCCCCTTTCCTCTACCCAGTACGTTTGTTCTTTCATAGCCagattttacttctgttttatGAGGGGGATCAGTCCCTGACCACATTGTTCTGCCTATGTCAATCTAcactaggggtaggcaacctatggcacacgtgccgaaggtggcacgcgagcggattttcagtggcactcacactgcccgggtcctggccaccggtccggggggctctgcattttaatttaattttaaatgaagcttcttaaacattttaaaaaccttatttactttacatacaatagtttagttctatactatagacttatagaaagagaccttctaaaaccattaaaatgtattattggcatgcgaaaccttaaattagagtgaataaatgaagactctgcacaccacttctgaaaggttgccaacccctgatctacaccGTTTATTTGCCCATAATTGATTCAGATCACTTAATTTTTCCATTAgtcttttatttcctttgtccCCATCATTTTCAGTTCGTTGACAAGTTTTGCTGTGCTGGAAAATCATCTCTCTTGCAGCCTGTGCAAAAAAATTATTGGGATTTTACTAGCCCAGGTGCACAATTTGCTGGCCTGTCGTCCCCATAATGGGGGGGGGAACCCTGAAATGTCTTCCCTGCGCCGCGTGAACTGGTTCGTAGGCTCATGTGTGGGCTGCTCACACAGGTTACTGCAATCACAAATGTGCTCCTACTGACCCTTCTGCTTACGCTCCTGATTCTCCCCCAAGTGGCACTTACTTAACACAGCACCGCTTTAGAAGCACTTGTCAGATACTGGTCAGTAACATTAAATGCTTGTGTTGGTGGACATCCCTGCCAAGCGAGCATAAAGCCCTGGAACCAATGGATAGCAGAAATAGCACtctgcgtgcgtgcgtgtgtgtgtgtgtgtgtccacagtGAAGTGCTAGAGGCCAAGGGACAGCACTTGAAAGGCTGGAGGGGACGGCACTACACGTGGGCTGTGGGTGATTAAACCAGAGAGGACATTTCCAAAGAAGACGCCTTTACAGTTGCtaaaagtgggctgtagccagtGTCTGGGGAGGGGGGTTTGACACTGGTATCTTCTCCCCCTCGGTATTGCTTTCACGCTGTTAGAAAAATGTCCGTGAGCAGAGCTATTGGGCGTGAGCTCGTCTTCCTGAATCATTTGCTAACTGTCATGTCACAGCTATGGGCCCTGTCTTGCACTCCTGGATtggtgagcagtcccactgagcaGCTAAGGCTTTAACACACAGCGTAGATCCCTTCTGTGCTACAAGCTGTCATTGACACCAAGCCAGGAGAGAGCCATGTTGTGAGCAGGTTCTCTGGCTGGGGTGTACTTGCTGTCATGTAGGCAGGCTCTCGGGCTCCCTTTCACTGTAAGTTGGGTGTGGGGTGCTGGATACTCTAACAACGATCATGGATTGATAGCGCACTCAAGCTTTTTGACTGCTGAGCCAGTT
This sequence is a window from Gopherus evgoodei ecotype Sinaloan lineage chromosome 5, rGopEvg1_v1.p, whole genome shotgun sequence. Protein-coding genes within it:
- the UBOX5 gene encoding RING finger protein 37 — protein: MVINICLPQFKPRIHCNKISADGYEVENLISEDFAKRNRGFRSEYFIKPPVHVTLSFPFNIEICRINIDISSGGYQNFTGLDIYTSTSLNKSSWNSPESQFSGLTGQPVSDKDVFTLVGKAVLKNQSKVTFSHRGFKPRPPFHQMEAVFYPGSASHDLWNKGPASLSNVSHLKICISHVAGGGLPCIKRLEVWGQPAKSCPQEVMDSVFRVASECLAQGLGVQTTSFMLPMESECVPVSNSNSEQQSLQKLVDVVHDIPEEFLDPITLEIMPFPMLLPSGKVIDQSTLEKCNQSEASWGRVPSDPFTGVAFSQHSQPLPHPSLKARIDHFLLQHSIPGTNLLGRAQVLGMVTPSSLTMSSLKRKMDCMEHSPDDSNHVEPSYFSTTNLLAMTTSESSAKKMKTESDSHLAQMDCSTGPVSHEQKLSESLDIALTSALSSRPSFTARLIKGQQQPHSEGGCSSSWNANALAEHNSSPVQGCASCNRTFSSYFKMEPVYQLPCGHLLCRPCLAEKQKSLTILCMNCKRSVSAHEVLRVHF